One genomic region from Candidatus Nitrosopumilus koreensis AR1 encodes:
- a CDS encoding DUF192 domain-containing protein: MATRAQALIPISIAAVIIGAVGLMSVPSESKLESVEFPRGTIMVDDIPLEVQIADTEPRRVRGLMFQDQLPYDQGMIFVFDEPGLYSLWMLNMQFPLDMIWFDVNGKAVHIEQNIPPCKAALEIATCQSVVPEHDALYVLEVTAGFVEQNNITKDSTLTIISI; the protein is encoded by the coding sequence GTGGCTACTAGGGCTCAGGCACTTATTCCAATCTCAATTGCCGCAGTTATCATTGGCGCTGTAGGGCTGATGTCTGTTCCCAGCGAAAGTAAGCTAGAATCAGTTGAATTTCCTCGAGGAACAATCATGGTTGATGATATCCCACTTGAGGTACAGATTGCAGATACTGAACCACGAAGAGTTCGCGGACTGATGTTCCAGGATCAATTACCTTATGATCAAGGAATGATTTTTGTCTTTGATGAACCTGGACTTTATTCTCTGTGGATGCTTAACATGCAGTTTCCACTTGACATGATCTGGTTTGATGTAAATGGTAAAGCTGTTCATATCGAACAAAACATTCCTCCATGCAAAGCTGCACTAGAAATTGCTACGTGCCAAAGTGTGGTGCCCGAACACGATGCACTTTATGTCCTTGAAGTAACTGCTGGATTCGTTGAACAAAACAACATTACAAAAGATTCCACTTTGACTATAATATCGATTTAG
- a CDS encoding metal-dependent transcriptional regulator produces the protein MKPKNSKRLDSIKAAHKSEKTRSSTRMEDYLEIILELVELKGYATTLDISRYMNVSAPSVTKMLQRLDEGGYLEYEKYHGINLTDKGTHIAEGIKQKHGILLEFFEILGIGYDTANQDTEGIEHHLNPKTIKQLRKFITFLKANPKIIENFKNL, from the coding sequence ATGAAACCCAAAAACTCAAAGAGACTGGATTCCATTAAAGCTGCACACAAGTCAGAAAAAACTCGCTCCAGTACAAGGATGGAGGATTATTTGGAGATTATTTTAGAATTGGTGGAATTAAAGGGATATGCAACTACTTTAGATATTTCAAGATACATGAATGTCAGTGCTCCAAGTGTAACCAAAATGCTGCAAAGACTGGATGAGGGCGGATATCTAGAATATGAAAAATATCATGGGATCAATCTTACAGATAAAGGAACACACATAGCTGAGGGAATTAAACAGAAACATGGGATATTGTTAGAGTTTTTTGAGATTTTAGGTATCGGGTATGATACTGCAAATCAAGACACAGAAGGTATAGAACATCATTTGAATCCAAAGACAATCAAACAGTTAAGAAAATTCATCACATTTCTAAAAGCAAATCCAAAAATTATTGAAAATTTTAAAAATCTTTGA